DNA sequence from the Odontesthes bonariensis isolate fOdoBon6 chromosome 18, fOdoBon6.hap1, whole genome shotgun sequence genome:
AGCCAACAGCTGAGGGCCACAACACCAGCCAGCTGATGCTGGCAGGTCAAGGTGGTGTACAAGGACAAGGccccaccctgcggaggaacgCAGTGCGCAGGTCGTTAACGAGCGTCATCTTATTAACTGACGTATAAACGGGACCACCGTCTCACCTGAGAGAAGCCGCCGAGAATTATGCGGTGTGGGGGGATCCCATTTTTGACCTCGTGTTCGATTATGGCCCTAACTGGAGAAAAACGAAGAAAAACGGTGTTACAGAGAGCTGCTGGCAGACAGGAAGCCTGGTGCGATGATGCTTCCTCCTGTCACACTTTGAATGAATCCATTTGgtttaaaaaatgtttgtggggagatcattaaaaaaaagacagaaagataTATTTAGAGTGaaagtttgaactcttttttcCACCCACACAGAAAACAACTTGAGAAGTTGTTAAATTACAGGATGTAAAACGCAGGGTTTGATAATCCAAAACACAGTTTTTCTGAAGCATTTGATGCTTTTAAGTCTTCAGAATCAGGTTTTTACTGTTTGTTGTTCAAATTAGCTGTTTAAATCAATAAGTGTCAAAGCTTCGGCCGTCGTTGCACCGAATATTTAACCTGATTTTCACAGAAATAAATAATTTGGAGGGAATAAAGAGATAAATACCATGTTAAGGAAGgcaatacagaaataaatacaggagtaacaaataaacaaagagggaaattaaaaatgttcccattaaaataataaataagctTGAAAACTGAGCAGCAGAGTAAATAAAAAGCAACAATAACAAAAGCTTAAACTAATCCAACTTAAAATCAAAGCAGGGAATCTgatttctttcacttttctatTTAATAATTTTTGCATTTATCTTTTAAGATGTCATTTTCGTGGCCTTTATAATCATATAAATTGATCTATTCAaccatttatatatattttgaattaTGGCAGTGTCAGTCCCCCACAGATCAGAGGTgagtctgctctgattggtcagctccagAGGCCTGACCAGGCTCCACCCACTACTACCCGCATCATATCTGTTGAAATTCAAAATTTGGATGGAAATTTAAAACGCACCCGAACTGAAGGGAGTCAACATTTTAAGACCATTTCCAAGGAAAAAGAAAGGCAAAAAGAAcatttataaataaactttttttccaGGGGATGTTTAGTGCATCAAAGTTTATACAAAAACATTATAACTGGTTTTAATAGAATTGTACAGTACATATTGTTTCTTTCTGGAAAAACTTTCTTTGACCTCAAAAAAAGATAGTTGTtgcggtgtgaggagcagatctatatagggagtatagggaattactcactgagtctggtcctttattttattatttattttttcgttagcacaagtttcttgtgtttaccttgaatagggatggctcaggtaatcctgaaacatcccatagttaagctgctataggcctagactgctagggggcctcatctgtcacacctttcctcactttactctctttatgtatatgtgatattattgtggtcattaactcgtgtttccctgttccaacagatatcctttgaatggtgttacagtgccgccgcggccccctgcccccccttctgtcttctcaaaccccagctggtcgaggcggatggccacccttcctgagtctggttctgccagaggtttcttcctgttaaaagggagtcgtttctctccacagtcgcctcaggcacgctcaggccgggagattggaccgaaaaacaaaaagttttcagtgcaatctgttggttttcttagctaggaaattgtttttgaattggctctatatgaacaaattggattattttatgaattatgattattattaattaattgaattccaattggcttgaattggacttactatctaagtgccttgagatgacatttgttgtatttggcgctatataaataaaaatgaattgaattgaaaaaactTAGAACTCATTTCGAGTGCGACACCTAAACACCAGTTAGTACTGACGCATGAACAGCTAACTAAGCCTCCCTAAAACAAACCTCATGAGTTGATCCTTGTGACATATTTGCTTTCTGTTGGAGTCGCCAGCAGAGCGCAGCAGATAAGGCAGGAATACTGAATGATGAATCCCTTACAAGCATTCAACATTTATCTGCAGCGCAGAAGCTTAAAAGTAATCAATAAAAGTATCTTTCAAACCCAGTTGGGAATATTTTTAATTTCcctctttattcatttattattccTGTATTACTTTCCTTTACATCTATTTATTCACTgtaagtgatttatttattttgtttggatTTTACCATATATTCTTACATCTTATATTTGTAATTTATGTAATTAATTTAAAGATGTATTTACTTCTTAGCCATTTATATATTTCTGTATGTATTTGGGATTATGGCAGTTTCAGTCCTCCACACTAATCCTCTGTTTCTCAGCTAAAACATGAATATGTGGGTGTAAATAATCTTACATTTGGTTAATCTGACAGTACCACGAATCTCACATTATTCATTGAAGgactgtcagaaaaagaaaacactcccattaattttttcctttttttactgCTTCTGGCTGTGACAAATGAGGCAAGTTTAACcatctttttaaaagaaaatatgctTTTCTAACCCACTGAATAGTTTTGGAGTCCTGCTCAGTTTACACCATAAAACATGTTGATTATATGTTAAGTAATAAAGCATTTTCATCAAGGAGTAAGTTAAAGGGGACTTTTTCTGTAAAaatcccttcttcctgttcctgggagcggaAATATCAGAGTGTCTGAActccccaaaaacacaaccctggtattCATTTAGTCcccctttgtttgaaagttcctcatttaacgaCCCGTTCggattttcatttcaaagtacgtcactccttaagttgaccccgcctcctctgctaagccccgcccactcacatccccccctgctggacggatgaagccagcttctggtggaaatgttctgctgtcagctgcactgaggagcatgcatcttccatccagcagcagcctcagaggacaTCAGAGCCCAGTGAATAAACtccatctgaggctaatgttccagcagagttagctaaagactttagcagcagctaacgctaacagcttagctaacgaagatgacgtacaccagcttctaaggagttattgatttattttctcctttagcagcagctaacgctaacagcttagctaatgaaggtgacgtacaccagcttctaaggagttattgctgttcctttctgaaaaattaacattattgttcccacattactttgttagctgaagctttctagctgaacggttccgttTTGTAACTCaccaacctgcagctgtgtggataaggtgtgtttccaacacaacaccggtcctctcctcactctcgctGTCCTAACGTtacattatcggcatgtttctgataaagatggagGTCTCCGAGTACAAttgtttaatgaggttaatatatccaaagtgtttaaacgcagtaattaatggtacacatgcattactacgagttacgctgtgtacatctccggcttggtccatTACTGATGAggaagcattgtttgctagcatctgctgctagcttacagctacactgctaaactgtttccctctgggatcaataGAGTATCTGTATCAAGTAGTAGCTGCTGGCCTCACATAAAGGGTGGGGTTAAGCATTTGCTAAGTCTCCACCCCCAAAACAGACTGTTTTGACCAAAGTCTAATATCTAAAACTGTTGAACTTACTGTTTTCTGCTGCCTTCTTGATTCCAGATTCGTCCTCTTGGGTGTCGGGGCTGAGACCCATGAGGTCAAACCTGCAACATGCAGCGTAAAGAAAATCAATAGACACAATTGCAGTATTGTCAAAAGCCTAATGTGGTTTCCGGGGAAACAATGGCATCCAGTGTTGAGCTGAAAGGCCACGTCTTTCATCACACCAACTCACCACGCAGGCATCATCATATTCATGTTGAGAGTGACCGGGATTTTAGGCCTGCAGAGGAGGAGGCAACAAAACGGGAGCTGCATGTTAGTcactgatttattcatttaagaTGGATAAACTACAGGCCTGTAACAGCCTACGTAAACTCTAAACGATATGTGCTTGTTTACAGACTCGGTTTTgtaagaataaaacaaacagaggAGAAAAACTTACGCGTGGGGGCAGATGAACTTGACATGAGGCAGCTGGATCCCCGTCAGAGTGTCTGCCCACCCGTGcctgacagaaaacagaaaacagctcTTTGTTTCCAATCCAGTTACAAAGAACATCCGAGCCAAACTTGGGACTTAAAAACCACCGTTACTCTGAGGTAATACGtgtagaaatggaaaaaacgaGGTATGTTTCTGATCTCCATTCGATCGGAGCattaaaactgttaaaatccgATGTCGTCGGGCTCATTAAACGAATCACAGCTGACGTTTTCAGTGGtgctaaataaaaataaaatacctcgTATCGATTATCACGTTTGGAAAGGCCAATGAACGCGTCGTGGGCAAATGCAATGAGAGTCAGAGGCAggatttaaaaatataaaattttaAAGTCCTCTGCCAACTTTAATTAACAAATTCATCAGATCCACTTTTAAAgtatgtaagtgtgtgtgacggTCTGGATCCATTTGTTTTAGTGTCCGTTTCATTTAGTCACATTAAATCAGCTCAATAGGAGCTCAGAAATGACTTTCTGAGTTTATGTGTCCAAAGGTAATTAAAgatgaaaaaagtgagagaatcAGGGTGATTGTGGCTAAAAACAGCAGCTTCACAGCAGACACCGAGATGGGTTGGGTTCAAAGACCAAAGACAGACAGACGTCACGGCTGCTAACCAACCAATGGGATTGTAGCACGAAATAATGCGATTATGACCATTaacatataaaaataaatatggctataaaaagaaaagaagcctCATTTTTGTTTAGCGTTTCGACCTTCTGGGTCACCTTTTCTTAGTGTCTTGTGTTTtttatagggctgggcgagttaactcgttattatttaacgccgataaacattttatcgcgcattaacgcaggttttattatttattttattattgtaaaagtctgttgctcacatgcttttattttgtaaaagtctgttgctcacatgcttttatttagtaaaagtctgttgctcacaggcttttattttgtaaaagtctgttgctgtctgctgttgctgtcgacagaaccaaagtcatctgtaaacactgccaagttgaattgtcttctcagcgtagtagttccagtctaaaatatcacttaaaaggcaaaacacacaactgatagcagcaagtcattcaaggaaacagacagtggagcgaggcttctacatataAACTAcagaaaaatgctgatgttaaaagtgtgtttgcacaacaaatgttatggcactttcattcatatggcagcacatttaaaataaaactaaatgctaaaagctatacactacttttggattcatttttggattttgcgtacaaatgcgattaatcgtgattaatcagggaaatcatgtgaataattatattaaacatttaatcgttgcccagccctagtttttaacACTGCTTCTCTACAGCGACTGAACCCTGTTTTGCCTTCTATTTAACCTCTGTGTGAACTGCATAAGAGGGCATCCATTttgtttaaatctttttatCTGTTGGCAGTTTTCGTTTGAACAAACCAGATTTCGCCACAGGATTGAGTTCCTGTAGCTTTAAATGTAACGTTCACAGCTGTCCTGCCGCTCCATCTCTGGACATTTATTTGTATTCATTAGTGCTGAAGCGGTTAACTCTTATTGAATCAAGTGATTACTCCGGGACTATTTTTACTCCAGAAACAAGCTAATGAATGTCCTTGTGAAACATAGAAAATCTCAGTGGGAgagatgagataaaaaaaaaaaactaatttttcATCAAACAGAAGCCAAATTAGATGGTGTAAAAGAACAAGCaactgtaatatatatatacatacataagaCAAGCCctttcactgcccatttttaaaactcgtcttaaaacccattttttattccctggcttttaacccagcatgagactctgtttctgttattgttttcatattgtttatcattgtttttgtattgttcttgtgttttatgcatgtacagcactttgtttcagccacgacTGTGTTAAAGGgcgttataaataaagttgagtatatatatgtatatatatatacatatatatacacacatatatatatatatgtgtgtatatatatatacatatatatatatatatatatatatatatatatatatatatatataaaaaaaggccACAATGGGGTATTTTTCAATGTAAATCTGGAACTGTGTGGAGAAATAACTGGCAGCTCAGGACTTTGGACAGTTTTTGTTGGACAATCATATGGAGAGCATTAAAGAACATTTACATTGCATGCGAATACACTGAAATAAAGACAATAAAgtgacataaaaacataaagagGTCCAGTGAAGACCAAACAAACTCACCCTGTATCTCCTAACCCATGAAGGAAGATCACCTGCAGCACAGTTAAAAACAGCAGATTAATGACTCTTACAGACCAGAACAACACTGTGAACACGTCATAGCATTTTCCTTCAAACCCAGGAACAAAGAGCTCCACATGTTACTGTCTGATAACAGAAATAACATCTTCAGATGGGGTTCGGGCTGTGATCTCCCGACGGTCGGTACAGCATGTTCGGTTCCCTCGGACTCTGCAGAGAGGACGTACAAACAACTCTGATCTCGGAGGCGATCCGCTCGCCTTCTGTACGCAGTGTGGTCGGCGCTCATACTTGTTCCCAAACGGAGAAAAATCAGGTGCCAATCTTTCACTCCTGCCAAAATAAGCTCTCACTGCCAGTTTCCACCCACTCCCCCGCAGAGGAACCATGAAAGGGAGTGATGGCAGTTTAGAAAGCTGGCAAACGACGGCCTGCTGGCCAAAGACATCAAAACACTTTTTCCTCCACGTAGAGTTTGGAGACGGGCGGCTTTGATTCTGAGGTTCAACGAATCCTTGTTCTGTGTCCAACAACAGCTCCACAAAAAgcctttttcctgttttttttacccAGCACAACACGTTCTGCTACTtgttccacctgcagcaacagGACAGAAATCTTTTTCATCAGATTAATATTTCGGGGTTTACTGTTGCTCCACATTTATTACGTTTAGACACTTTTTATGAATTTCTATAACAGCAAAAAGTCTAATTTCTTTGTATTGAAGGGATGGTATTGATTAAGCCTGTATCTAAAACTATAACTAACTTTAATGATGAAGCTCTTTTTCATCTTTAGTGGCCATAAACACTTAATTAAACCCATAACTTAACCTTAAAGTTGCCGGATTCACTTCAGAAATACATCAGATTTAAGAAAAACCAAAGAGAGTTACAGTTTATGGAGGCTGAGACTGAAACAGAACGAGTAACGTTGTTGAGCGATGAGCGTTTCAGGGTAAAAGGGTGTGAAAAGTTTTAATACAATGAAATGACTCTGCAAATGTCCTTAAAAGTGGCTCGATGTTCTGATTTAATTTCATACGTCACTCCTGAAGTTGACTCCACCTCCTCTACGAAGCCTCGACCTCCGAGTCGGGCTGCACAATGATTATTTATTCACGAATCTTAATGAAAAAGAGTTTTTATTCAACTTTTATCCACAACTGTGCTCCAttcctgcttcttctttttaaatgtcGAGCGATCAAGTTTAAAGTTTGATTAATTGTTCAGCACGACCTCTGAGCGCAGCTGTCTGCAGACCTTACCAGCAGGGCGGCGCTGAGCGCTGGAAACACTCCGTGCTTAAACCAACGGGTATCTTACCCAAAGCCTGTTTTAAATCTCAATCAGTGTCATTGTCTATGATATTTGTGTCTCTCAGGTCActtttttgctcttttatttcctcgcttcctgttttatttcgtAGTTTCCCCCCTTTTCTTTACTTCCTTGTCACACCTGGTTTTCGCTGCTAATCTTTCCCTCCATCAACATTCTCCATGGTTTTCAGTGTTCGTTGCCAGTTCGTTGGTTGTCTTCTGTTGGTTTGTTTGTCAGTTCGATGTCTTTGCTTTGGCGTCAGTCAGTTTGTCGGTTCCCCCGTTGCTCTTGTTATTGCTTCTTTTCGTTTCTTTTCTGTAAGTTGTTCTCGTCCTGCCTTGGCAgcacttttgttttattctattaAAACCCACTTAGTTCTACATCCACCTCGCTCCTGTCTGACGgctgcatttgggtcctttcATGAATCCCGTGACAATAAGACAATTCTCTGTCGAACAAACTTGAATTGCAGCAAAAGTTCGATGTCCTTCTCTCACAAAGATGATAAAGACAGAAAAGGAGTCGGGTAACTAACTCTTATTTTATCTCGAGAAGAATCTGGGGCAGGTGTTTAGAGACTTGCCTTTTCCACAAGGCCACACAGAGCACCACAAGGACTCCGATTCAAACTAAGTCAGCACAAAAAAGTTCAACATCCAGGCACGTGATCATATATATGTCAACGATCCTAACATTTTTATTGCACCTAAAACAAAAGTCAAAGCTGTGAGGCAGGTCCTGTTTGTGAGATATTCTACATCTGGAGCTGGAAGCATCTACACTCGGCAACAATCAATAGACACTGGAGATGAAGGAAGTCATGTGGTTTCTGTGGTTCCACTCACCGCCGCGGTCTCCTTCTCGGTTCCGGGCACCGTCACAGCTTCGGCGAGCAGCGGCACAGACATGTTGTTGCCACACATACACTGTAAGAGGTGCTGCGGTCAGGGGGAAACAACAGAGAAACGTTGTTACTTTTCAGAGCTTCACATTCACCTGCAGGCAGATTAAACCACTGTGGGGGGGCAGTTCAGTTCAGGATGTATCAAATCAAACAAAGTGCTTTGCTGCTATTAAATTAGACATGGAGTCACTGTAATAAATTTGATTAAACTGGTTTAATCAGATTAAATTAAAACCAAACGAGAAGCTAATTATTTTTAAGTGTTTTCACCCAAGCTGCTGTCAGTCTGCAGCTCACAGGTTGTATTAAACTGTGTTTGGTGTTTCCAGCTTTGAATTATGAGTGTTGCTGAAGTAATTCACAGCTGAAAGATATCCTGTTGGTGTGTTTGGTAAATCTAAAAACCCTGAAAGCCACATGTGTATTTACTTGATTCCCAAAAGGTAACGAGAATGGAACTTATGCATTCACAATGCAGATATTTACATCTACTTTAATCCAATTTTGTTAGATTACACCCACACCCAATAATTACTTTATTTCGTTCTATaaaaaactgagtgaaccctCCGTTCATTCAATTTCCTTTCATATATCTCAAAGAAAAGTACCAAGACACTGTTTGGAGCTTTATATGGGAAAAAACTGCAGCCTTTAACTGAATTATATTAGATTAGCTGCCATATTAGATCTGGAGAGCTAAATTaaaagattggattatgatcCGTTTTAGATGCACATTCTTTACAAACAAGACACTGATGTACTTAAATGTCTAACTGGGTAAGAAGCAGTTGCCAACATCACAGTTTGGGATCTGAGAAGTTGATTTTACAAATGAAGAATGTTCTGCATAAATCTAAATGATTCGCTTCCTGCTTACCGTTGATGGAAGGCCTACTGTTAGATTGTTGTCAAATTATACTTCTAATCTACTGATTGAATCAGGTAAATATTACTGAAGCTCAAACCTGAATGTTTGACAGAAAAGGTGAGATTACAACAGATGTAACAAAGAAGAGAAGCCACCTAAAACAAAAAATAGCAAAGAATCATCTGTAAAAAGCTCAGAAAACACCAGCACTGGACAATCTTATTATTTTACAGCCACACAAAGCACAACGTTTTccactttgattttgttttccaCACCAGAGTAAAGCTAAagcaccaacaacagcaccaacaAGACTAAGAGCAGCCCACACCTTGGACACCTTTCACATTAGGGTATCAGCACGTGCGATACATATCGTAAAGACTGCTTTAAATGCGTTAAATGGTATACAACAACTTGCATGTTTGAGAGGGATGAACAAGACAAATACGGGCCAAAAAGAACAGCACATCTGTTATTTGGAAATATTTTGGTCAGAGATCAGAGATGAGAGAGTTGTGGCAAATCTCCATGACGATATGACCTCATGAAGAGTTCCAAAAACCTAGCGTTAGCAAAAGCAAAACCACTAACGTTAATTCAAGTAGCAGCAACAGTCCAGCAGGAAGTCTAATCCCTTATAAACAATCCAGGCGAAGATACCATATTCCTTTATGGAATTATTGGGCGATAAATCAATTTTCGTGACAATTCATTTATATGAAAATcgtatttttttcccctgccGATACTCGCCTTGATGTATGAAAGAGGCCTGGTGGAAAGAGATCACGGATGTGTTCGTACTGCATTTTTCTAAAGATACGATGCCCTTTTTACACGGTGAAAAAGCCAAAAGTTTCCTCGCCCTACTTGAACAACTGCACACGTGATACGAGTgtatttttacgtttttttgttcgtgttttaaaatgtattctTAAACTCGAGAAACTAGCTCCCTGATAGTTGGGACATTGTTTGTAGAGGATATACACATATTGTGGCAAAGTTATATTTTCATTGTTGTTTACAACGGCAGGGTTGGCCATCTTATTTTACCAGCATGTTAGAAGGGATGATCATTTCTATTTTGAGTcatttctgtgatttgtagtatgtttttaagacaaaaacaaaaaaataaataaataaatgaataattgattcattaaaaatcGTAAATCAAGTTTggtgtggaaaaataaaaataataaaatcggACATTTTTAggccatatcgcccagcccgaCATGCGTTTAATACTACGTAAGTTTGGTGTAGTCACGGGACAGAGTTTCAAGGTGAAACTGAAGATTTTAAACTGAAAATACAATGTCTACTGTTAGCTAGCTGCGATCTGCATGAAGACCGACAGGTGTGCGTT
Encoded proteins:
- the lypla2 gene encoding acyl-protein thioesterase 2; amino-acid sequence: MCGNNMSVPLLAEAVTVPGTEKETAAVIFLHGLGDTGHGWADTLTGIQLPHVKFICPHAPKIPVTLNMNMMMPAWFDLMGLSPDTQEDESGIKKAAENIRAIIEHEVKNGIPPHRIILGGFSQGGALSLYTTLTCQHQLAGVVALSCWLPLHKSFPSASSGNKNIPILQCHGEMDPMIPVQFGAMTAEKLKSIVNPQMISFKTYPGLLHSSCPQEMAAVKEFIEKYLPRI